CCTCAACTCCGCTCTGGCCGACCCATCTCTCCCAATGTTATAGTGCCTCCACTACGGGGGGAGCCTGCACGATGGATATCGAAGCATTTCGGCAAATGGTCGCCAAAAATCCCAAAGGATTTCTCGGTCGTTACGGGCTGGGGAACAAGATCCTCCAGGAACGAGGCAGTCTTGAGGAAGCGGTTGAGCATCTGACCGTCGCGACAGAACTCGACCCCACCCACGTCGCATCCCATCTCGGCCTCGGACGCGCCCTCGTCACCTTGGGCCGCAAGGATGATGCAAAACCGGTCCTACGGGCCGGCATCGACGCGGCTCGCTCGGGCCGATCCAACGGAGGCGTGGACTTGGTCCCTGAAATGGAAGCATTGCTGAGAACATTGGGATAGCCAATCACATCGTGATCGAGCGAGGAAGGCCCTATGAAGATTGAAGATGCCAGACAGCGAATCGAATCGGCGATGACACAATACGGGATGAAGGCCGGGATGGCGATCGACCTGGTGATCAACGAAGTCCGTTCCGATCTCGGCGCTGCCACGGCCAATGAATTAATCGACGAATTCGACCTCGAACTGCAATATAACATCGCACCGATCGAGTCGGATTACTCCAACAGCTAAACCAAGAAAAAAGGCAAACGGCAACTAACTACTCAGGTGTTTAAGCTGAAGACTAACAGCCTTCAGTCTATCTACCTGAGTGGGTACCTTTTCACTTTCAACTTTTACCTTCTTCTCAAGATGCCACTAATCTGGTGCGCCATCTCCGGTCATGGATTCGGTCACGCGGCGCAGGTCGTACCAGTGCTCAATGCACTGGGCGCCCTCGTACCAAATCTGACCGTCCTCCTCCGCACCACAGTCCCCGCCTCGTTTTTCCGCGACCGTCTGACGATCTCCTGGGACCTTCAATCGATACAGCAAGATGTCGGCTGTATCCAGGACGGCCCCCTCACGATCGACATCGAGAAAACCTGGGCGGCACACGAGCACTTCCACGAAACCTGGGAGACACGCCTATCCGATGAAGTCGCCGCGATGCAAGCGACATCACCGGTACTGATCATCGCCGACACACCCTATCTGGCCATCGAGGCTGGCTTTCGCGCGCAGATACCGACCATCGCCCTGGCCAACGTCACCTGGGACCTCGTACTCAAGGACTACTGCCAGGCATCCGACCATTCACATCAACAATTGATTCAATGCATCCGTGATTCCTATGCGAAAGCCGACGGGGCTCTTCGTATTACCCCAGCTCCGGAAATGGATGCCTTCTCACAGGTGGTAGATATTGGTCCGATCGCCAGCCCCGCTTCCCCGGAACGAGACCGACTGGCCTCGGCCCTCGCCCTCGCTCCCGACGAACATACCGTCATGGTGGGGTTCGGAGGCATTCCGCTCAAATCTCTTCCTTTTGAACAGATGGAACAGCTACGCCCCTACCGCTTTCTCTTCGATAGTCCAGTCCCTCATGGATATTCGCGCATCCATTCCACGACGACGCTTCCCCTTTCCTTTAAAGCCCTCTTAGCCTCCGTCGATATCATCATGACCAAGCCAGGTTACGGCACCCTTGTCGAGGCGGTCGCCCTTCAACAGCCAGTCGTCTATGTCCGCCGATACAACTTTGCCGACGAGCAGCCGCTGGTCGACTACCTCCATCGCCACGGACGAGGCATCGAACTCTCACTCGACGACTTCACCATGGGCAACTGGGAACCAGCCTTACAGCAGGCCCTCACTGCGCCAAAACCCACATTATTAGCGATACCGGTCCCAACCGGAGCAGCCGAAGCCGCGAACGTCATCGCGCAACAACTCCGCAACAGTGTGCCGCATCACAACAATCAGACGAACCATCTTCGCACGTAAGGAGTTCAGACCCTGCGCCTCATGGCTCGCTTCATTACCGTGCTCATTCGTCTCTGCGAGCAGCTCGCGGGGATCCTGTTTCGGGTGCAACAACTCCTCACAGGCATCCTCCCTGCATTGCTGTCTCCAAGAGAGATGACCGAAATGATCCGCGCCCACTACGATCGCAGCTACCACGACGTCGCGGCCCGTGAGCCCGAGACCTGGTACAAGTGGACGTTGGAGAGCTGGGAAACAGACGTGCTCGCAGACCACCAGATGAAGACGGGAATCATCCTGGTGCTGGGAGCCGGTGTGGGGCGCGAGTCCATCGCGCTGGCGCAACGAGGTTTGTCCGTCGTAGGCCTCGATATCAACCGGGAGAGCTTGCACGTCGCCGCTCGGCAAGCCATGGCCAGACACCTCAGCCCCCTCTTCGCACAGGCGGACTTTCTGGCTCTCCCCATTGGCCCAAGTCGCGTGGACTATGTCTTCATGTCCGGGATCATGTACAGCTCCATCCCCGGTCGGCCACAACGGCAGGCCTGGCTCAGGAGCCTCCGTCCATGCCTAAAGGACCAGGGTCTGCTGGTGCTCAACTTTCTCATCGCCAGAGAAATAGATTCAAGAACGCACCGGCTCATTCACCGGCTCAACCGCTGGCTCACAACATTGCCAGGAACCAATCAGTCCTATCAATTGGGCGACACCTGCTCCCAAAACCATTTCCTCCATGCCTTCGTCGATGAAGAAGAGATCAGATCCGAACTTCTCGAGACAGGCGCCAGGGTCCACCAATTACACTGGCATGAAGGATATGCCGTGCTCACATGGCCCGCATAATGGCGGCTCGCCCCTCCACC
This genomic stretch from Nitrospirota bacterium harbors:
- a CDS encoding tetratricopeptide repeat protein, translating into MDIEAFRQMVAKNPKGFLGRYGLGNKILQERGSLEEAVEHLTVATELDPTHVASHLGLGRALVTLGRKDDAKPVLRAGIDAARSGRSNGGVDLVPEMEALLRTLG
- a CDS encoding class I SAM-dependent methyltransferase; protein product: MARFITVLIRLCEQLAGILFRVQQLLTGILPALLSPREMTEMIRAHYDRSYHDVAAREPETWYKWTLESWETDVLADHQMKTGIILVLGAGVGRESIALAQRGLSVVGLDINRESLHVAARQAMARHLSPLFAQADFLALPIGPSRVDYVFMSGIMYSSIPGRPQRQAWLRSLRPCLKDQGLLVLNFLIAREIDSRTHRLIHRLNRWLTTLPGTNQSYQLGDTCSQNHFLHAFVDEEEIRSELLETGARVHQLHWHEGYAVLTWPA